CTTGTTAATAGGCCCATCCTCAGCAATGTGAGGTGTCTGctattgacatgaaagttgtcactctgttttgtcttatCATCCTATCCCAGATTCTCAACACTAGATATATTGCTATGAGAGTAGATAAAATCTACCTCCAGGCCTGAAGCTCCCTTTGATATGGCTCCCTCTTTCAATCCAGGTCCTTCTCATTTCAGATTCACTTCCTCCAAGGAGATCACCCTGATTGAgaaaaaacaataacattttCCAAGTCCCCCTCCCAGGACTCAGGCAGGGGGATGGGTGGCCCTTTCATACAAGTATCTAAAATACCTATTCATCTGTCTCCTTTCAGTATTCAATGGCAGAGCTTCAGCCCCAGCTAAATTATTGGTTCTCCAATTGAGTCTAAGAAATAATCATGAAGCTTAAAAAGAATTATTCCCATTTCTTAAGACAACTgtttttctttgggggaaataATCCTGGAAATGttattatttcttcatggtttttgtttgtaatcccagtggctcaagaggatgaggcaggaggatcacaagttcaaaaccatcctcagcaacttagtgatgccctgagcagcttaatgagaccctgtttaaaaataaaaagtattaaggctggggatgtagctcaatgggtaaagcacccctgagttcatcctcagtaccaaaagaatTGGTTTGCAAACCCCTTAAAacttatgaaaatataaacaaaatttgcACTTTCAAGGCACCATTCTATCACAGAGCTCAAAGCTtgctaataaaatttaattttctggaGAACTAGGAACATAGATGAAGGTTATTCTATAAGTTAATTAAACTTATTATACTACCCTTTAAAGAAATGGCACCATGAAACTGGTTCATCAGgaatttagcttttctttttttcctcctcagaaaACTCTATCTATGACCTACTAGACCACCTTGTTCTATTATTTGGTTGAAATAAGTCATCACCTATTGCTCTaacaagaaaaaaggaacagCACATTTTACTTTGAATTCCAAATTCATGAACATGATAAATACATACTGCTGTTTGCATGAAGGGGCTGCCTCTGTGACCACTTCGCTTTGTAAAAGAGTGAAAAGGCATGAAATAAACCCCCCTCTGGGAAACCTGCATGCTCTGCATGGGTTCTTGTTGGCTTCAGGAGTCACCTAAGCTGCATGGGTTGGGAACCAAGCCTCAGTGACCCTAAGGACGGAACAAGGAAACAGGCAAGGTTCATCCCTTTAAGAGACTTGATCCCCCTTTCAGTCCTTTTGCCACTGACATTTATTTATGGATGGGAGGGTTTTCTCTGCCTTAGCCCTTAACAAACCAAGTTTGGGAATAGCAGCTCAGTTCCCAGCCCTGGTCCTAAGAACCTAGCTTTCCCTCTGTTGGATGCCAAAATCAACCATGCTAAACATCCATCACCCATGCATGTGTCTCTTTGTTCTGTTTCTCATTTGTacaaaatcaaagggaaatgCTTTTCACCAAGCCCTCTTGGTGCTGAAACATCTTAATATTAATCTGTGAAAGAAACAACTAGAGGAACAAACCTTaatcttggtgtgtgtgtgggggttaGGACCATAATGACCCCAGGTTACAATAAAAAGCCTCTGTGACACCTGAGGATTATTTTTATACAGACCATGGCAACTCTGAACAATAAATTATACACCCTGCAGTTTTCCCATCAAGGAGCTGcttatgaaaagaaataaaccTTGCCATTACTAACCAGAGATACACATGTGATGATAGATACAGGATGTCCTTATGGCAGAAAATGAATCATGTACTTGTGTGTGCTCCTAGAGGGCCTTACATGAATAAAAGTGGCTTTACACAATTATttgaataatgataatttaatgattttttacactaaaaaagaatgaaaacctaACTAGCATTTTCTGCTTAGATAGGAATGTAAaattgaacaatttaaaaaatggaattcatAGGCACAGATTTTTAATGGGTTATTTCATGTCTTCTAAGGACATTTCTATAAGAGTAATCAAATTGTGTAAGATGGAGAAAAAGGGTTTATGTTCCAAGAAACCATTCCTCTTGGGCCATGACAGctttgaacaaaaatattttcacaaaatttcattttaatcatcTTCTTTTACAAAGCACAATACTTAAGACTTTTCTAAATACAACTTtagaaaattaagcaaaaaaataatCTCCATAGATGCTTGGTTGAGTCCATGCTGaatgcaaaagaatttttttttcaaaagtgatACTTTCAAGCTTTTCAATATTCTTGATGGGTCCATTTTGCCAAGAGTAAAGATGGTGGCTGTGTGGGCAGTGGCTCATACAGTTCCATGATGCAGAATCCTCTTGCTCGTTAGCCCAAGGGGCAGTAATGAAGCTGGATATGCCAACTTCTCTTTCTACAATCGCTTCTCCCTCTCTTTATCCAAAGGAAGCCAATGGCCTCTGTGAGAATACATCAGCTCTCTACATTCCAAGTTGCTAGTGCCCCATGAGGGTGCCCCAAAATCTCAATTTAATTACTAACATTCCTATTCTGTATACacattatataaaactatatcaTCAGGGATTTTCTTGATgagtaaatgaaaaattcaaacattGAAGAACCCAATCCTCTTTCTTATATTAGGTGGTGGGGAATCTCTGAAGGCTTCAAGTTTAATGCAGAAAAACTTAGAACAGTCAAGGGGTACAGGAATGTTTTACGCTGCCATGAGAAACTTGGTGCTTCTGGCTGCGAGCACACTGAGACCAAGACTGCTAAAAAGGCAATATATCCAGACATGGGAATAAAGGGTGTGAGGTTTCTTTCTTTACACACTCCCTTTCCTTAACTGTGTCCCTTCCTGCTCAGGAAGACCAGGGCATTGGGGCTTTGTAAATACTGAGAGGAAAGTAATGGCCTCAATAAGAATGGATGAGTATCCAGGCAAGAGCAAggcaagggaagggagagagaaagagaaaggaagagatatTTATGTGTTATACTTCCAATGATGAATAATGTGAGTTTTTGCATCATTCCTTCACTGTTATCAATTTGCATTTATCACAGCTATGTAAAATCTGTTAATGTTTCGTAGTTTCACTATAAAACTCAGGAATTAGGCAAAGCAGCTGCTTAGAAACACATCAAACATCTTTGGGGGCCATTAAGGGACCACATCCTCCATCTCTACCCCTGAACAATTGTGCAATACAGTATGCCCCTTATTTTCAGCTAAGGATGTAAAACAGTTACATATTCTAAGGCTGAACTGTTCATGTGCTACAAAGATAAAGCAGATAAGCAAACATCACTTTCCTTAGGAAGGAAAAAGCAATTCCATAAATGCAAGAAAGATCCAATGGCTATACTTCAACAAGACCCTCCCTCCCATTCTCTTGGACTTGAGGAAGGGGTTACAAGTGAGCAAGGCAAATGACATTATGTGAATACAGTTTAAACAATAACACACACAGATAACCCAGTGCAGGAAATAATACAACTTTCCCCCccttgttttcatttgcattttacttttatttatttttgctttaataatgCATATTCTGTTCACGCAAAAGGTGCAAAGGACAGGAAGCAGGGGTTTAACTTGGCTGATGAAAAATCAAGCAGGGATGACATTTCTAGTTTCATGAACAACCTAAAAGTAGGAGGAACTGAAAAAGTCACAGCTGGTACCACAGAGCCCAACTTCTCAGCTATCTCCTCTTAGGACCTTTGGCTAGGGTGAGAGAAGCTGTGAAGACAGTGGCCTCTAGTGGACTTAGATAAGtggcagatttttctttctttcttacttttttttttcttttttttgaatcaTGGTAGCTGCATCACAAAAGCTCCAATCAAGAGGGTGGTAAAAAGAAGGCACAGATCATTGCAAATaccagatttctctctctctctctctctctctctctctctctctctctctctctctctctctccctctctctctctctctctctctcttttttgtaaatataaaatcatatataagcTAAAATTTCTCTTAGGGTGGCGGGGTCTGCTGGCAGGGGAAGGGATGGGTTGGATCTAAAATTGCATATGTAATAGAATCCTAAAGGGAAACACAAAGCGAGGCAGCTTTCACCTGAAGCCAAAGAATAAGACACTCACTTCTGACTAGGTGTAGTACAAACACTAGGGTCATCAGTgacaaaacatgattaaaaactcataaaattataaagcttGTAAACGAATAATCTgaagttacattttattaatggaaaatatcatcaaaatagTACCACTATGGCCTAAACTGCCTGAGTTTTCGTTTCGCATGAGATCTCAAGGTAGAAAAGCCTGTAGCACAATTTGCTCTAAGTCACAACCAGTGCCAGACCCAGGACTACACCATGGGGAAGATTCTCCTCTTGGATGGAATTTGTGTTGTGCTATCAAGACTTTTGTGCTAATCTTTCAAACAGGGACATGTTGAGGCAAACCTTTAATCTTTTGGCACAAGATTATTTTGGCTGGGGCAGAAAATTTGAGTCTTGGACTCAGGATGAATAATGAGACATCTCAGTTATCAAGTATTCATTTTGATTGAAGAGCTTTCTTTATGTCATTCACTTCcatctataaaaggaaaaaagaatcaaacaaaattataatgaattGGCTGCTTTCATAAAAGTTGAAGACAATCAACCTGCTCAgtggaaagaaaataatcaacctGAAaatttcaaaggtgaaatgatatCTGAATGCAGAATCAATGACAGTGCTAGAAATGACATAAGCCTTAATAACAGGTACACAGGCACAATGCACTAGGAACAAAGTAGATGTTTTAATTCTTAGGTTACTTGGATCCAAAGTTTGTCAAAAGCAGCAAGGATTCCAGTTTCCTGACACACTGGACCATCTTACGGTGTCAGAAGACAGCTGTGATTGGCCCAAGGGGGTATGTGTAAGCACCTCCAAAGTCATGGTGAGTTTACCTATCCTTTCTTTGAATAGCATGTGTCTTCATCACTAAGGGCAACAACTAGATGAAAGTTGAGCATTGACCTTTGGTCAACTGGAATGCCCACATACTCTCCATCATTTGGTCATGGCATAGTTGAATCAGAGGCTAGAGCAGGACAGAGCTCAGATACCCTGGCAGGACTGATGTGACCACCAGAGAGAAGTAAAGAGATGAAGAGGAAGTGCCAAGTATGGACAGCTACTGTCTCTGAAGTCCCAGTGACCGTATGATGGAAGCCAGATGGCAACGGGGCCTCCCCAGCTCCATGTCCTCTGGTAGGTACTATGATGAAGTCTTCTGGAAACCAGAGggagtttttcagagaggagaCATTTAAGATAAATTCCACACGAGAAGCCTCACTGGGGGTATGTTTACTGATGTTTCCCTTCCCCAAGACCTATGGAATCCAGGGAAGGTTGGGTAGTAAGACTATACAATTCTAAGAAGATTGTCACAAAAAGTGCCTCTAAATCTGCAGAAAAGTaacaatcatttattttaaaaataaggcccTGATGGACCCACCTGCAACCGAGGCCggattttcttctcttcatccAACTCTGAAAGTAACTGCTTAATCTCTCGTCTGAAAAGCAGACAGACGGCAATGGAATTAAACAAAAGCCCAATAAGAGACAAGAAACATCTTATTATCATTAAATCCATTTGTtccttttacaaagaaaatgtggacCAGATTTTCTTTGCATTATTATTGCTTAAGATTTGTTTCAGACAGAAAGGCTTGACATTATTTTGGGGCCACCAAAATATACAGCCTTCCAATGGTAGGTCTAGAAATGATCTTTGAGATTCCTTAGTCCAACCTTCTCCCAAAAGGagaagatggggaaactgaggcccagagtgcCTAGCCTGACTTGCCCAAAAAACAGACTCCAGGTATCCAGGCTCATATTCTGTCCTCTTCCCTCTAATTATTCCTTTGTAACAGAATACTGGTCTTcaaatataattacaaaatacCACTCCATCTCTACTTCCTTCATTTTCTACagagttttaaatgaataaaaagtaacaAGTATGTTTTCACCAAGTTTTACAAAATCCTACAAATAGTAAGATTCAAAAACTTGGAGGTGAAATAACTGAATAAACAATGTGGCAAGCATGTTGGAAAGAAAGCAGACCTGAGTAGGATACATGGCCTATACCTTTTCCAACCTTAAACAATGAAGTAGAACAAAACCAATCATCTTGCAAAGTCATGGCTCTATACATGGGATACTGCAACCATCCAAACACTGGTCTGAGAGCTATGTCCTTTTTAAGATATCAAACACttaattttatatgtacatttcCATGAGCTGGGTTGAAAACAGCACAGTAACAGTGATACTGCATCTGCTCATTTCAGGTAAATATCACAATGGTCACTGTACTTTTAACAGTACCCCAGCACGGCTGTAACACATTATCTGACATTAACCAGTTGTGACTCACTGCTGTACTTATTCAAGTACACATTATGTATCCATATCTCAGTGGGAACCACCTAGGGCTTAGGAAAGAAGTAGAAGGTGAGATCCTAAATGAATGGCCTAATCTTAGGAAGACCATGTCAGGCAAAGCTAAGTCTGGGTAGGGGAAGTTAGCTGGAGAAATTGGTCCAAAGAAAATGGCTCAGCCTTAAATTAATAAAAGTGGGtctagaaggaaaaaggaagatggGGAGTTGATGAAGAAAAGCCAGGGAAGAGTATGGAAGGTGAGCTTGCCTCTGAACACAGAGCACATTTGGGGATGGGGAGAGGTGGCTATTCACAGACTGCAAAGCATTTCAGCCATGTACATAGTAGCTCCCAGGCATCTCTCATAGGGTACAATGGGCCAAAACCTCGGATACAGGAAAGTCTGACAACCAATGCTCTGGGATGTCTTGGGGCCATGGGGTCATTGCTAGGCAAGGGACACACATTGTCTGGACATGAATGGGGCTTTGGGTACCCAAACCTGTAACCTCCAGAGCCAGATAGGAGCTGGGAACTTTACGGAGTTAGGGACAGCCTGGCTGGTCTTAGGAGACTCTCTTAAGTACCAACCTGCCAGTTCTTGATATTTATTGGATGAGTCTCCACTGGGCAGGAAGTTAGTCCAAAAGGCCCCAATTTCAACTGACATTACCCAACCTAAGTGGAACAGAACCTACTTAAAGTCACATTGCTCAAAGTGAGGGCTTTTGCCAGCCCCAGACTCCCTCCGAAGGGTGTGATTTCAGGTGTCTGGCCACATTTGCCCATGCATTTCCTGGTCACAAGGTAGCCAGGCACCAGGGGACACATTGGGCTGACCCACTAGGCTGCAATGCATACTCACGAGTCTGCTTTTCCCTCTGCTAGAGTGCTATGCTCTTCGCAATCctggatcattttttaaaatcctacttGGAAATGCTTCCTTGAGATGCCTGCCCCAGTTCCCTCAAGAAAGAGCAAACTGatctcttctgagcctcagttgccTCAGATAAGTGCCCCTATATCTAATCCTTCTACCAGCTTTGTCATTGCAAACAGCATCCTGGGTGATACTGATATATGACACTTTTTTTGCTCACAGGTCTCTCTCCCCATCCAAGTTCTCCCTGAGGATGAGAGATGTGGCAAGAGAGTCTGTGTAGGCACACACGGAGAAAGTCCCCTCCATCTCATAGTAAAAACATCTTGCTAAGTGAGAAGTCTCAGGTTTAATATTCCCTATATCCTCATATGTCATGGTTCCTCATACAGGCAAACTACTTCATCTGGCAGCTAAGTGAAGAAGTTGCAATTTTTCTGATGCTAGAGGAAAATCTGGCTGTTGGGCTTATTTAATAAGTGGTATATGTACTGCTATAGTTTGCATCTTGAATGTTTCCCAAAGGCCCATGGGTTAAAGGCTTGGTTACCAGCCTGTGGTACTACTGGGAGGGGGTGGAATCTTTTGGAGGTGGGGTctaatggaaggaagttaggtcattgggggtatgcccttgaaggagatactGGGACCCTGGCcaactcttttcttttgctttctggatgccatgaggtgagcagtttcttCCATCACATAATGTCATCATGTACTTCCTTGCCACAGGCCTGAAGGCAATGGGACCAaacaaccatgaactgaaacctttgaaactatgagctaaaataattctttcctctttcttttaattttactttttaaaatatttttgttagatattgatggacctttatttttactcatttatttatatgcagcctaagaatcgaacctagtgcctcatacatgctaggcaagtgctctaccactgagccacacttcaGCCCCAAGCCTTTCCTGTGTTAAggctgattttctcaggtattttgtcacagtgatagaaagctgactaacacagaaatacTGTATTTTATAGGGGAtttcaagaattttctttttaggaaCCTGCTAAGGGTATCAGTCCTTGCCACAAACTCATTCTGTATACCCCATGGCCAGCCTATGCCCTGCCTACACACAGTAGACTGAACATAAAAACACACAGCATAACTTAAGTATAAATTAAGCCTCTTGGGGTTCACACACACTCCAACCACTGCTGCCATCATCAGGGGGAGATCTGGCTCACTCTTTGGGGCAGGATAGGACCCAGACTTTCAGACCCAGGTCCTGGCCTAGTGGAGGGCCATCTAGAAGCCATGTGCAAAGGGTCTCTGGGCACTCACTTCTGCTGGTCCTTCATGGTCTCAATGATGCTCCTTAGCTCGCGGACCTGTGTCCTTAGCTCCTCCACAGCCGCCTCGCTGCTGGCTACAGGCTCCATCTTTGGTTTTCCTTCTGTGCTGAACAGAGATGGGGAGTTGGCTCTGTGTCCAGCTGTTCCCAAAGAGGACGACAGTGGGGAGGATGCCACCGAGGACAGAGAGGCTGGTCCGCCGCCGCCTGCTGCCATGGTCCCTGGCTTGGGCGGCAGGGATGCCTTGTTGTCAGACACCTGTGATGAGGGAAGGTGAAGAGGCTTCAAAGAAAGGGATTTGTGAACTGCATCTCCTTGTTCTGGTGAGTGAGACCTTCCTTCAACATCCCTGTTCCCACTTCCTTCTGCACACTTCACTTGTTTATTCCTTCATCCAGAAGCCACTAAGGGCTGATTTGGTGCAGGCCTGTCCCCAACCTGAGTGGGGGAATATGGTCTTCTTTATGGATAGATAATTTCTTACTGGTTTCATATACAATATAGAGATACCCAATTGCTTTCCAGGTTCCACAAACTTTGAAAGTGAGGAAGACATTCGCCTGAGAAACCAGTGGAGTGCAGACAGACAAACAAATCAGTACACTGCAGATGAGGGGGAAGACTGCACAAGAAagaggaagcacagagaggtccAGAAATTCATTTAAGGGGCAACCATCCCAGAAGGAAAGCAGCAGGAAGGAGCAGCTGACAGCCCCATATTGGAGGgggcagaagaaagaagagatggtTGGAGAACGAAGATGTAGGAGGAGAGAAGGTCCTAGAAAAAGCCTTTCTTGTCTACACACAAGAAAGCAAAGTGCATTCATGCTTAGTAGGTCACAGGGTGCAGGAGAGAGCTAGGGAGAGAGAACAAAgctggggagggagaaggtgCTGGCTGAAAGGGAGAAAATGACTGGAGCCTGCTAAAGATTGCTGTGGACACAGAAGGGCCCAAGGGATGGCAGGAGCTGGAGAAAACTGCTGGGAGACTCACACAATGGAAACCAGGAATAGTAAAGGTCTGACCTGGATAGTAGCCAAAAGGAATAGACAGATGTGGTAAAGTCAAGCACATCTAACAAAGCACCTGGTGTTGGGGTGGGTAGTAGGAGAGGCTGATGGAGTCCCAGTCCTCACAGAGGATATGCCCCTTGACCAGGGAGATGAGATACAGCCCAGAGGGTAAAAGAGGAAGTATGGATCAAGGGCCACACGTGGGGAGGGAAGAACCAGGTATCAAGGTTGTATCTTTCATAGAAGGAAGAGCCCGTAGAAAGCCCAgataattatttctcttttagacACATCGAATTTTAGGAGCCTGAGTGAGGGATGGACACAAGGGGATGGGTCTGGTAGACACAGCCAGCAACTAAAAGACTGAGTTGGGGTAAAGGGAGTAGAAGCCATGGGGGCAGATAAGACAGAGTTAGAAGAGAAGAGGCCCAATGGTGAAACCTAGGGAATGCCCAAGGTGAACAGgcaaggagagaagggagagagaaccCTTGACAACTGTGAAGAGTAGCAAGAGAGGGGATGAAGCAAGATCAGTAGAGGGACCTGGATGATGGAAATCCCCCGGAGAAGTTtctggaaggggaaaaaatgattgAACAGTGCTAAAGAGTGCTGAGAGGAAAACAGGAGAGCCCATTTGGTAGTGCAAGGGAGACAGTAGCACAATGAAGGAGATTAGCTTCTGAACGGGAGGCGAGAAGTTCTGGCCAGCAAATTGAGGATTCTTCCCAGAAATGTGTTTGAAAAAGGAAGatagggtggagggaggagggcatAAACTTGTTCAGAAGCCTCAGGAGGAGACATGTTAAAGGAAAGGTTTTGCTTGTTTTCAGATATGGCTAAGACTATGAGCTGCGTGATATCTGGGGGGAAGAGTCAATGGAGGGTCAGGCTGAACATGGAGGAGAGAGGTGGGGGAAGCCTGATGGAAAAGTGTCCTGAGAAAGCCAGGAGGGCACAGGACCTGGTACAGTCTTGGGaaggtgaggagaggagagaggcacCTGGAAGGTCCAGGGTGAAGACACTGGCAAAGGGAAGTGAGTTGGTAGGCAGGTGGGGAGGAAGCAAAGTAAAGGAATAGGATGTTGGTAAGTGATAGAGCAGAAGCTGAGGCTGCTGGTGAAGCTTGGCACCATAGCCACGGGACTCCCTCCAACAGCAGGCACCCAGCCGGCCACCCCAGGGCATGTGCCAAGAAGGGGCTTGGCTGGCATAGCAGTGAGGACGTAGAGTCTGGATTCAGGCTGTGCTagaggcagagactggaaagAGTGAGCCAAAGCAGATGGGCCATCATTCCCAGCCTCTCTGCTCGCCTTTTCTCTGCCAAGTTACCATTGAGGAAAAGTGCTCTCTGCTGCCAGGCAGAGTGATCCGCCAGCCCGTGCTTTGTTGTTAGTAGGAGTTATAGTACGAGGGAAGAGGAACTGACATTTATGGAGTGCTGATCACATGCCGGACGTCAGCTCTACAATTTAAACAGGGATTAACTGGCACAAGCATTTCACCAAgcaggaaactgaggtttagagagCTGGATGGGTAATTCCCCAAGTCTCACAGCTAATCACTGGCAGAACTAGGATTCAAGTCTGAAGATTTGTGCtgtcctattattatttttttgttaactACCTATTCTTGGGCTCATGCCTTCTCCCATTTCCCATCTTGCATCCTTTCGTACTTCTCCCGACCTACCAGATATTCAAGAATATCTGAAGTCAATGAATATTGACTTCAGATATTCTTGAATCAATGCTTCTTTTGGCATTTCCTGTATGACTGGCTCTCATGGCCCATTTCAACTAACAAGTGTTTTTAAAGTTCTCACAGAGTATAGATCACCACACTCCCTGATAAAATTAGTTCAAGTGGAATTTCTAGAAGCATTGAAAAATGCAACCTGACAACTCCAGGGAAGTGAAATAGGCTAATGGAATAGAATTGCAAATCAGAAACACAAAAGCCATTATCCACCACTAGATGTCACTGTAAAGACACCCCAGGGATGTcagagaaaaccagaaaaaaaaaaaaaaaggggggttggtgatggtggtgggctCTAAATCCAATTTCAGTACATAGAattctttataaagaaagaatGCTTTGGTTTTGTGGATAGTTAAAATTGATCTGTCTTATAGGATCATGTTTTGCTTACTGTAacagattttaaggaaaaaaatacatgtaaattcTTAAATCTATGAaaaagtggttaagtgcctctaggttcaatccctgtactcccccccccaaaaaaaaaatccatgagaagaaaaatctcaCATAATCTTTGACTTCTTGGGCTATTTCCTGCTTCAAAAGACTAGTTCTCTACTTTTAGACAGTAAGAGATTGCTAATGTTCTGAGAAAATAATCCcaaatgactgttttttttttaaagtaacagaaaaaggaatttttaaatcttgGTTTATATTCATAGGCAGAACAGAGATTGTATAGGGTGCTTACTCTTCAAAAGTTGAATGGAGTAGCTAACaatgtctttttgtgtgtgtgattctggggatggaaccctgagCCTTGTGTATtctaggcagatgctctaccactgagttacactctcAGCTATCCCTCTTTTTTTGAGTcgaggtcttgctatgttgcccatgctggcctccaaCTCTGAGGCTTAAGTGATCTTCCTGTCATAGCTTCCCAAGATCCTAATACTACAGGCACATTCCACTGTGCCTAGCTATGTCATCTTCTTTATTTCTCACAAATAATTTAGTGTCCTTACTAATCCCTGGGATCCCTGGGCATgcaatgcattaaaatattttagattataaATGTATTCTAGAACATGAATCAAATCAGCTTTAAGAGGCCATATTATGGCTGGGTacaatggtgcacgcctgtaatcccagtggcttgagaggccgagacagaaggatcacgagttcaaaaccagacttagAAActaagtgaggcactaagcaactcagtgagaccttgtctctaaataaaatacaaaatagggttggggttgtggttcagtagtcaagtgcccctaaattcaatccctgctacaaaaaaaaagagaccctATATGAACTTCTAATTATAATTTTTGGCCAGCTCTGAACATAAAAGATAAGATCTGTAAGAAGAAGAACACAACATTTAATATTTACTGTAGTCTCTCTAGAAACATGAAGGCTTTTAAAGTTGTTTTGGTTGTAAGGGCATttgtgattgtgtgtgtatgACAATTTGAAAAGGGGTTCTGCTACAAGAGAAAATGTAGTAAATAAATCGCTGAATTTGAGCTCACTGATTCTGCCCAGTTGGGACACTTTGTGCAACATGCCTCAGAGACTTTGATGACTATAGTAATCACTGTTACTAAAGAATGACAAAACCTGCAACTGTCTGTTTATCCTGCTTTGGTTTATAACCCATTGTTAGTGCATGCATGAAAGGGCAGGGACACCTCACCCTGGCTGGTCATTCACTTGGGATATGGTAAC
This is a stretch of genomic DNA from Ictidomys tridecemlineatus isolate mIctTri1 chromosome 2, mIctTri1.hap1, whole genome shotgun sequence. It encodes these proteins:
- the LOC144368123 gene encoding SH3 domain-containing kinase-binding protein 1-like, giving the protein MGGLYPHWMAATPDMCFCEFQKFWGDGPKIELTGSTLASILDKDLSDRSNDIDLEGFDSVVSSTEKLSHPTTSRPKATGRRPPSQSLTSSSLSSPNIFDSPSPEEDKEEHISLVHRGVDVSKKTSKTVTISQVSDNKASLPPKPGTMAAGGGGPASLSSVASSPLSSSLGTAGHRANSPSLFSTEGKPKMEPVASSEAAVEELRTQVRELRSIIETMKDQQKREIKQLLSELDEEKKIRPRLQMEVNDIKKALQSK